tactcttttcccttgcttgctttaaaaattgtgcaaacttgaactaggtcacttaatagtgggacgaagggagtatatGATACTAATCACCGCATAAGGAAGTGATAGAGTGCACTTGTGGCAGCTCAACTTATCCTTGAAATGTTGGACTCAACATTGAGTATTTCGAAGCTCTTAATTACTTTTCTAGGATTATGTTGAGCCGCAACAAGTGCAATTAGGCCCTTTCAGTCTTGAGAAAGACTTTCATCGGAGAGATAACAGTCGCATTCTTATGTGGTACACAGTTGTAAACCAATGCAACTGAAATACTCCGGTGATGTATCTGCCAGGCACGATATAAGATCACTGACAGGATAAGAGTACATTTTACTCCTTCTGCAAGATGATACACTTAAAAATGGAAAACACAAAATGCTAACAGAGACCATAATAAAGCTTTTTCATTATCAACTGTCATTTGGAGATGTGATGACTTGAGACAACATACTATTAGAAGAAAGCAGAACATTATGTTTCAGAAAATACAAACCTAAGTCGTTTGATCCAGAGCTACAACTAATTCTCAGAAAAAATCAAGTAGACTTACAACTTACAAGTACATGTTCAAACCCCCCATTTTACTTCTCAAAACACCCTCCATGGAGCTCTCAATAATCCCATCTGAGTCATTATCTTCTTTTTCTGTCCCCTCGAAACAATATGAAGGGGCTTGCCAGTGTTCATCCCCTAAAACTGCTCCCACTTCAAATGTCATCACATGGGCTGACCTTCCTGCGGGCAGAAAATGCAAATGTAGGTGTTAATACAGTTCACTTGGAAGATATCGATGGAAATTAACAAGGAGGTCCTTTTCAAGTGTCGTGCAATTCTTGTTTGTAATCTGACTAATGCAGTTATACAGGGGACCTATTATAGTAATCGGAGCCACGTAAGAAACCTTCAAATGACTTTGAACAAGGGGATTTGAAGTGGTGACCAGCCACATTGAGCTAGGGGTCCTAAAGCAGTAACCTGAATGGGCAGCCAAACCCCTCTGAACATACCACTCATGCCATCAAAATACTACCTCAATTCACCACCGAAGCATCACGATGCAAGTTCAATATGAGTGCAATACCAGACCCCATCAATTGCTTGCAGTGTGTATGTGTCTAAGTTTGCTAAACCAGTACCCCATTACTTATCTGGGTCAGTCTTGAATCTAGACAGTGAACGCCATTATCTAGCCATTATCTAGCGGCTTTCGAGCCTTGAAAATCTATCACGGTTTGTTCAGAACTATTGACCCCAATCTAATAGACTAATCACTGAACATATACATACAGATGATTTATCAAACAAATTCCAAGTTTTCTTATTCTTAATTTAATAATTAAAAATTCCCAGACATTTGTTTAATGAGAAATCCACCAAAATTATAAATGAAAATTACTTGTGTAGAAAACCCAGTGAACGGGTCTTTTAGTGACAACATCTTCATAATACGTAATGAAATCAGCTTTCTCCCAGACATTACAAAGAAACCCATCAATTTTCTGTTGCCCCAAATAATTAGCACCATCAAGCCAATTTGGCGTAAGAATACCAACTTCTAACTGAGCATTTGAACATTTCTTATCACTTGTCCAGAAAAATGAAGTCCCATTATTCCATTCACAATCATATGTAATCCCACCGAGTTGTTTCTGGATAATGTTGAAGTTTCTTCCATTGGTCCAATCATACCAGAGATTTATGATTTCATTTGATCCACTGAAATTCATCACTAAGATTGAGTGGAACTGATGTGGCCATGGTGTTGGTGTTGGGTCATTGGATTGGATGGTTCTGGATGAGGAGACGGAGACAAAGAGCAAAGAGAAGAATAACATGAAAGAGTAAagtgaagaaattgaagaagaggcCATTTTCGATTTTCTCAAAGTGAATTTTGGTTTGCAGAGTAGTTGAGGAGATTCACGCTTCTTCTACCCCACAGCTGCAGTTGAGGATAAAGGTTTGCCTAATAAAAATCATGTCTTCGCATGCCACGTTGCCTGGATGGACCACTTCTTTATGAAATATCCGCTTTTTGAAATGCTATAGTTGGAGCTTTTTGAAATGCCGTgccattctttttgtgttgccgaACACTTCTTTTTAAGGATTATGCCGTGCTGCTGATTGTTATTTGTTACTTTGAGATGTGATTTTAAAGGTTATTGTTAACTTGTATGCCGTATACATGTTAAGATTC
This genomic stretch from Papaver somniferum cultivar HN1 chromosome 5, ASM357369v1, whole genome shotgun sequence harbors:
- the LOC113282923 gene encoding uncharacterized protein At4g14100-like, giving the protein MASSSISSLYSFMLFFSLLFVSVSSSRTIQSNDPTPTPWPHQFHSILVMNFSGSNEIINLWYDWTNGRNFNIIQKQLGGITYDCEWNNGTSFFWTSDKKCSNAQLEVGILTPNWLDGANYLGQQKIDGFLCNVWEKADFITYYEDVVTKRPVHWVFYTRRSAHVMTFEVGAVLGDEHWQAPSYCFEGTEKEDNDSDGIIESSMEGVLRSKMGGLNMYL